In one Corvus hawaiiensis isolate bCorHaw1 unplaced genomic scaffold, bCorHaw1.pri.cur scaffold_172_ctg1, whole genome shotgun sequence genomic region, the following are encoded:
- the LOC125320849 gene encoding mucin-3B-like — protein MSTLGVLAFPGTIVAALEVEVTLTNFNYSEDLKDPDSDTFRSFRDHFRQEIKKIYGTIPGYEGVEFTSSSKGSLTSRHGSGSIVVGHQVFFTTAQSGNTTEKFQETTEGLVEKLRETAASQGDCQHNTSVLCLVLRPNPVVSDMREVSDLEELCRQRAPPGYGDSFFPLTMSGVLHCVTNCTPNLPHTLDCHHGRCHVTRGGPQCFCPDEALYWYTGAQCSGRVSKVATGLGVVAAVFFLICVILVVVLLCRRHRSYQSDLPPYFGGSWYEFDDFTWTPPRGAVIPNPGVAPHRDPQPQFGEMDPETWRRPSGPPPAAPRGGLGSPRAFRPSLERVDPFIQLRTPRPRVTPDL, from the exons ATGAGCAccctgggggtcctgg ccttccctgggaccatCGTGGCCGCCCTGGAGGTGGAAGTGACCCTCACCAACTTCAACTACTCCGAGGACCTGAAGGACCCTGACTCGGACACCTTCCGCTCCTTCCGGGACCACTTCCGGCAGGAG ATCAAGAAGATCTACGGGACCATCCCTGGCTACGAGGGCGTGGAGTTCACCAGCTCAAGTAAGGGGTCCCTGACCTCCCGCCATgg GTCCGGCAGCATCGTGGTGGGACACCAGGTGTTCTTCACCACGGCTCAGAGCGGCAACACCACGGAGAAGTTCCAGGAGACCACAGAGGGGTTGGTGGAGAAGCTCCGGGAGACGGCGGCGAGCCAGGGCGACTGCCAGCACAACACCT ccGTGCTGTGCCTCGTGCTGAGACCCAACCCCGTGGTCAGCGACATGAGGGAGGTGTCGGACCTGGAGG aGCTGTGCCGCCAGCGAGCCCCCCCCGGCTACGGCGACTCCTTCTTCCCGCTGACCATGTCGGGGGTCCTGCACTGCGTCACCAACTGCACCCCCAACCTGCCCCACACCCTCGACTGCCACCACGGCCGCTGCCACGTCACCCGCGGGGGGCCCCAGTGCTT TTGCCCAGACGAGGCCCTGTACTGGTATACGGGGGCCCAGTGCTCCGGCAGGGTCAGCAAAGTGGCCACCGGGCTGGGCGTGGTGGCCGCCGTGTTCTTCCTCATCTGCGTCATCCTCGTCGTGGTCCTGCTCTGCCGCCGGCACCGGAGCTACCAGAG tgACCTCCCCCCCTATTTTGGGGGTTCCTGGTACGAGTTCGACGACTTCACCTGGACCCCCCCGCGGGGGGCCGTGATCCCAAACCCGGGGGTCGCCCCCCAccgggacccccagccccaatTTGGGGAGATGGACCCCGAAACCTGGAGAAGACCCTCGGGACCCCCCCCTGCCGCCCCCCGTGGGGGTCTGGGGAGTCCCCGAGCCTTCAGACCGTCCTTGGAGCGGGTGGATCCCTTCATCCAG cTGAGGACCCCGAGGCCGAGGGTCACCCCCGACCTGTGA